From the Hevea brasiliensis isolate MT/VB/25A 57/8 chromosome 15, ASM3005281v1, whole genome shotgun sequence genome, one window contains:
- the LOC110638097 gene encoding ubiquitin carboxyl-terminal hydrolase 25 encodes MGLQLQMNWQPSLLSQKRKNGPPLGLRNLGNSCYLNSVLQCLTYTPPLANFCLRLQHSSLCDSVSNGERKRECPFCILEKRIVRSLSLDLTLDAPAKIQSCLRIFAEHFRCGRQEDAHEFLRYVIDACHNTCLRLMKMRRMGNDSINGSNTIVKEIFGGALQSQVKCLSCDSESNKVDEIMDISLDVLHGNSLREAMQKFFQPEILDGSNKYRCENCKKLVTARKQMSILQAPNILVIQLKRFEGIFGGKIDKAIAFEEVLVLSSFMCKGSQDPRPEYNLFGTIVHSGCSPESGHYYAYIKDAMGRWYCCNDSYVTLSTLQDVLSEKVYILFFSRTNQRPVSAGAKCISNGVKSSNLNVSEAYKSPKVSVAPKSVPTKLCVEQSSRNDIPSTSKVYKVPSSPQIKFNIFGNSSSRRVPPTVDRKADMYKSQNMKMNGDAKDTICMEKLDKDISPMINGNGCNKNKIVDGESCPSIAVASENGVTQNGAFESVKLNLYEASGTMGRTTMEKGSNHLELQNGGENCHSGNPELKRKLKEDSFILLAQDSHSRAKVKELKEVLKQEASSGLRSCGWSNKVYSFMCSRKRLCAREARNILSDIELKKLLIEEAKSTFISQIPESLKEDLVKHLRSFSQEK; translated from the exons ATGGGATTGCAATTGCAGATGAATTGGCAGCCGAGTTTGCTCAGTCAGAAAAGGAAGAACGGCCCGCCTTTAGGGTTGAGAAATCTCGGCAACTCTTGCTATCTCAATAGCGTCCTTCAGTGCCTTACTTACACTCCTCCCCTTGCCAATTTTTGTCTTCGTTTACAACACTCTTCTCTCT GTGATTCGGTTTCCAACGGGGAGCGAAAGCGGGAGTGTCCATTTTGCATACTGGAGAAACGGATAGTCCGTTCCCTAAGTCTGGACCTAACTCTTGATGCCCCAGCTAAGATCCAGAGCTGTCTCAGGATTTTTGCTGAGCACTTTCGGTGCGGTCGCCAAGAGGATGCACATGAGTTCCTGCGTTATGTCATTGATGCTTGCCACAACACCTGCTTGCGACTCATGAAGATGCGCCGCATGGGGAATGACTCCATTAACGGCAGCAATACCATCGTTAAGGAGATATTTGGGGGTGCTCTGCAGAGCCAGGTGAAGTGCTTGTCATGTGATTCTGAGTCCAATAAGGTTGATGAGATTATGGACATTAGTCTCGATGTTTTGCATGGTAATTCGCTTAGAGAAGCAATGCAAAAGTTTTTTCAGCCTGAGATTTTGGATGGCAGCAATAAGTACAGATGTGAAAA TTGTAAGAAATTGGTGACAGCAAGGAAGCAAATGTCAATTCTTCAAGCACCTAATATCTTGGTAATCCAACTGAAG AGATTTGAGGGCATATTCGGCGGCAAGATTGATAAGGCTATTGCGTTTGAAGAGGTTCTGGTACTTTCAAGCTTCATGTGCAAAGGGAGCCAG GATCCACGGCCAGAGTATAATCTTTTTGGCACCATTGTGCATTCGGGATGCTCACCAGAATCTGGACACTACTATGCGTATATCAAG GATGCAATGGGTCGGTGGTATTGCTGTAATGATTCTTATGTGACACTTTCAACACTGCAGGATGTCTTGTCAGAGAAGGTCTATATTCTTTTTTTCTCTCGCACTAACCAAAGGCCAGTTTCTGCTGGTGCAAAATGTATTTCCAATGGAGTAAAATCAAGCAATCTCAATGTTAGTGAGGCATATAAAAGTCCAAAGGTTTCTGTTGCACCAAAATCTGTGCCCACAAAACTATGTGTTGAACAATCTTCACGCAATGATATTCCATCCACGTCTAAGGTTTATAAAGTGCCTTCTAGTCCGCAGATAAAGTTTAATATTTTTGGAAACTCTAGCTCCAGAAGGGTTCCTCCAACTGTTGACAGAAAGGCTGATATGTATAAGAGTCAAAACATGAAAATGAATGGGGATGCAAAGGACACAATTTGCATGGAGAAACTTGACAAGGATATATCACCAATGATAAATGGAAATGGTTGCAACAAAAACAAAATAGTTGATGGTGAGAGCTGCCCATCAATAGCAGTAGCAAGTGAAAACGGTGTTACCCAAAATGGTGCCTTTGAGTCAGTAAAGCTGAATCTCTATGAAGCTAGTGGTACTATGGGCAGAACAACTATGGAAAAAGGGTCTAATCACCTTGAATTGCAGAACGGCGGAGAGAATTGCCATTCTGGAAATCCAGAGTTGAAGAGGAAATTAAAGGAGGATTCTTTCATTTTGTTAGCACAGGATTCTCATTCTCGAGCCAAAGTTAAAGAGTTGAAAGAAGT TCTCAAGCAAGAAGCTTCTTCGGGTTTGCGATCATGTGGTTGGTCTAATAAGGTATACAGTTTTATGTGCTCAAGGAAGAGGTTATGTGCACGAGAAGCAAGGAACATCTTAAGTGATATTGAATTGAA GAAGCTGTTGATTGAAGAGGCCAAATCAACCTTTATTTCACAGATACCTGAATCATTGAAAGAGGATCTAGTCAAACATCTTAGGTCATTTAGCCAAGAGAAGTGA